A section of the Pimelobacter simplex genome encodes:
- a CDS encoding LysM peptidoglycan-binding domain-containing protein produces MSTVTLAPRVAPARRTAAPAVRRTGQVRLTRRGRLVVFLFALTAVVVAAIWLAAGSAASRDAAPAPAEVDVITVAPGDTLWDIASDAAATTGDDVRDMMQRIEQLNALDGGTVYVGQDLRVPADS; encoded by the coding sequence ATGAGCACCGTCACCCTTGCCCCGCGCGTCGCCCCCGCCCGTCGTACGGCTGCGCCTGCCGTGCGCCGTACCGGACAGGTCCGGCTGACCCGCCGTGGACGCCTCGTGGTCTTCCTCTTCGCGCTCACCGCGGTCGTCGTCGCCGCGATCTGGCTCGCCGCCGGCTCCGCCGCCTCCCGCGACGCCGCCCCGGCGCCCGCCGAGGTCGACGTCATCACCGTCGCCCCCGGCGACACCCTGTGGGACATCGCCAGCGACGCCGCCGCCACGACCGGCGACGACGTGCGCGACATGATGCAGCGCATCGAGCAGCTCAACGCGCTGGACGGCGGCACCGTCTACGTCGGCCAGGACCTCCGCGTCCCCGCCGACAGCTGA